The sequence below is a genomic window from Ignavibacteriales bacterium.
CATCATCCGAGATAAATAATTCAGGATTTGAAATTGAAAGAAAAAATTTGTCATCGGATCGATGGGATAGAATTGGTTTTGTAAATGGATACGGTACTACAACTCAAGTTCACAACTACAGTTATCCTGACTTGGAATTGCAGCAGGGGAAATATCAATACAGGTTGAAACAAATCGATCTTGATGGCACATTCAAATATTCACATACAGTAAACGTTGAAATAGCTCCGGTGAATATTTTTAAGCTTCAACAGAATTATCCCAATCCTTTTAATCCTTCAACAATAATTTCATATTCAATACCTTCAGTGGCAACGAGGGAAGCCTCATCTCTGCGGGTTGTTCTGAGAGTCTTCGATATACTTGGAAGAGAAGTTGCTGAATTAGTCAATGAGGAAAAATCATCAGGACAATATGAAGCAGTGTTTAACGCTGAAGGATTATCAAGCGGAATTTATATGTACTCACTTGCCGTTCAATCTAACGGTGAGACTTTATTCCGTCAATCAAAACAAATGATACTGATTAAATAGTAATTTCAGTAAGTTTGGATAGAGCATCGGCGGATTTATTTCCGCCGGTAATATTTTTAATAATTTTCCGGGGTAACTAATGAAAAAATTTTTCCTTTTCGTAATCCTGCTTTTTTCATTTTCTTCAATACACTTCACATTTGCTCAAAACATTGTCGATGAAATCTTTAAAGACAAAACCGAAATATATTTCAACTTTAATGTCGCGGATAAATGGGAAATAAACTCTCTCACAAAAGTTATTTCAATTGATGAAGTAAATGGTGCAGAAGTTTATGCGTATGCCAACCGCAAAGAGTTTACTGAATTCCTTAAGCTTAATTATAATTACAAAATCCTTCCGCATCCGGGAACACTAATAAACCCGGAAATGAGTGATGACATTGATGAGATAGCTGAGTGGGATTCATACCCGACATATGACGCATACGTCAATATGATGAATATGTTTTCGATCAACTATCCCGGCATCTGCAAAATCGTTGATGCAGGAACTACCATACAGGGAAGGAAAATACTATTTGCTGTTATATCTGATAACGTAATGATTCACGAAGCTGAACCTCAGTTTATGTTTTCTTCCAGTATGCATGGCGATGAAACTACAGGATATGTATTGATGCTCAGGTTAATAGATTCTCTTCTCAGTACTTATTCAACTGATGCAAGAATTAATAATCTTGTTAACAATCTGGAAATCTGGATAAACCCACTTGGAAATCCCGATGGAACATACAGAACAGGCAATTCAACAGTGAATGGCGCGACGCGCTATAACGCAAACAATATCGATATCAATCGTAATTTTCCTGACCCTGCTGATGGACCGCATCCTGATGGAAATGCATGGCAGCCGGAAACAATCGCGATGATGAATCTTGCTTATGCAAATAACTTTGTACTTTCCGCAAATTTTCATGGCGGTACTGAAGTAGTGAACTACCCCTGGGATACATGGGCAAGACTTCACGCTGATGATAGCTGGTGGCAGTATATATCACATCTGTACGCAGACACATGTCAGGCAAACAGTCCTTCAAATTATATGAACGGATATAATGATGGAATCACAAATGGTTATGCCTGGTATAGGATTACAGGGGGGAGACAGGACTTCTTTACATATTTTGCAAACGGAAGAGAACTGACAGTTGAAATTTCCGATACCAAATTATTATCACCTTCTTTACTTCCGGCACATTGGAACTACAACAGAAAATCATTTCTTAGATATATGGAACATTCTCTGCATGGCATCAGAGGTTTAATTACGGATACAACAGGAAATCCTTTGAAAGCAAAGATCACTGTACTCAGTCACGATATGGACAGCTCATTTGTTTATTCCGATTCATTGACAGGTGTTTATACAAGAATGATCTTCGCGGGTACATATAACCTGAAAATAACAGCGCCCGGTTAT
It includes:
- a CDS encoding T9SS type A sorting domain-containing protein; protein product: MKKFFLFVILLFSFSSIHFTFAQNIVDEIFKDKTEIYFNFNVADKWEINSLTKVISIDEVNGAEVYAYANRKEFTEFLKLNYNYKILPHPGTLINPEMSDDIDEIAEWDSYPTYDAYVNMMNMFSINYPGICKIVDAGTTIQGRKILFAVISDNVMIHEAEPQFMFSSSMHGDETTGYVLMLRLIDSLLSTYSTDARINNLVNNLEIWINPLGNPDGTYRTGNSTVNGATRYNANNIDINRNFPDPADGPHPDGNAWQPETIAMMNLAYANNFVLSANFHGGTEVVNYPWDTWARLHADDSWWQYISHLYADTCQANSPSNYMNGYNDGITNGYAWYRITGGRQDFFTYFANGRELTVEISDTKLLSPSLLPAHWNYNRKSFLRYMEHSLHGIRGLITDTTGNPLKAKITVLSHDMDSSFVYSDSLTGVYTRMIFAGTYNLKITAPGYYDQIINGVTVQNLTPTILDIELVPTSVVPVELSSFSAEIADHSVVLKWSTSSELNNAGFELQRNSDDTEWDVISFINGAGTTTEIQNYTFADENLSSGKYQYRLRQIDFSGSYTFSEVIEIEILSPDKFSLHQNYPNPFNPATKIKYSLDENDNMSLSNQWVSLKVYDILGNEIATLVNEEKPAGVYEVEFNSTANMASGFYIYRLVVNGNSFTRKMMLLK